One window of the Arthrobacter sp. D5-1 genome contains the following:
- a CDS encoding alpha/beta hydrolase — MGPLESIQRSTDESRSAGAGPRSRPPRVRSSRLKKLDVAILLVLIVLLALSATPWPSAMLIRSVFERGAQATIDEMTPYVPDTPLQSQAGVVYKPGSTFDVFSPEGTTAPLPTVVWIHGGAWISGAQRDVNPYLQIIAAEGYTTIGMSYPIAPEATYPTAVRDINDALAYIKDHAAELNVDTSRIVLAGDSAGAQLASQMTTLTVNPEYANLMGIQPALQKSELAATILHCGVYDLRAMADLNGIVAWGFKTSLWAYTGTKDWSATYAGATMSTIDFVTDDFPPTFISGGNGDGLTWLQSVPYSNRLKDAGVPVTELFWPATHEPELPHEYQFHLNFDEAREARDKTFAFLSTHAPRR, encoded by the coding sequence ATGGGACCGTTGGAATCGATCCAAAGAAGTACAGATGAGAGCCGATCAGCAGGAGCGGGACCACGTTCGCGGCCTCCGCGGGTACGGTCATCGCGGCTGAAGAAGCTGGACGTTGCGATTCTGCTGGTCCTGATCGTCCTTCTGGCACTGTCGGCTACCCCGTGGCCGTCCGCGATGCTGATCCGCAGTGTTTTTGAGCGTGGGGCGCAGGCGACCATTGATGAGATGACCCCTTACGTGCCGGATACGCCTCTGCAATCCCAGGCCGGCGTGGTGTACAAGCCCGGGTCCACCTTTGATGTTTTCAGCCCGGAAGGGACCACCGCGCCGCTGCCGACCGTGGTGTGGATTCATGGGGGTGCCTGGATTTCCGGAGCGCAGCGCGACGTGAATCCGTATCTCCAGATCATCGCCGCCGAGGGTTACACCACCATCGGCATGAGCTATCCGATCGCTCCCGAAGCCACCTATCCCACTGCCGTGCGTGACATCAACGACGCCCTCGCCTACATCAAGGACCATGCGGCCGAACTGAATGTGGACACCAGCCGCATTGTGCTCGCCGGTGACTCTGCCGGGGCCCAGCTTGCCAGCCAGATGACCACGCTCACCGTAAACCCCGAGTACGCCAATCTGATGGGGATCCAGCCTGCCCTCCAGAAGTCGGAGTTGGCCGCCACCATCCTCCATTGCGGTGTGTACGATCTCCGGGCCATGGCTGACCTCAACGGCATCGTTGCCTGGGGGTTCAAGACCTCCCTTTGGGCCTACACAGGCACCAAGGACTGGTCCGCGACCTACGCCGGGGCCACCATGTCCACTATCGACTTCGTCACCGACGACTTCCCGCCTACGTTCATCAGCGGGGGCAACGGTGACGGGCTCACATGGCTCCAGTCCGTGCCCTACAGCAACCGCCTCAAGGATGCCGGCGTTCCGGTGACCGAGCTGTTCTGGCCAGCCACCCATGAGCCGGAGCTGCCGCATGAGTACCAGTTCCACCTG
- a CDS encoding hydroxymethylglutaryl-CoA lyase codes for MNNFESPLATTLGNAILRDVTLRDGLQLTGKILPTERKIETVRELLRLGVPAIELGSMARADLVPTMANTLDVVRALTPEELEKCWIWVATPGHVAKASAAGARNFQYCLSASDSHNKANIGRTTDESLAALPEAVEYARAVAGQIQLCIATSFTCPFEGYVPEERVLSIANDPRAEGTTDIVICDTLGQAVPAQVSRLITRVRDESPARRIVYHGHDTWGLGVANTLAALQAGAAMVDGALGGLGGCPFAPGASGNTSSEDILFATRPEWLGPDVFGELVVLSEKLLAELGEPNRSKAAQGARSKAEAFDWVRPA; via the coding sequence ATGAACAACTTCGAAAGCCCCCTGGCCACCACGCTGGGCAACGCCATTCTTCGGGACGTCACGCTGCGCGACGGGCTCCAGCTTACCGGGAAGATCCTGCCCACCGAACGGAAGATCGAGACGGTGCGGGAACTGCTGCGGCTGGGAGTGCCCGCCATTGAGCTGGGTTCCATGGCCCGCGCAGATTTGGTCCCCACCATGGCCAACACACTTGACGTGGTCCGGGCCCTCACCCCCGAGGAACTGGAGAAGTGCTGGATCTGGGTGGCCACCCCCGGTCACGTCGCGAAAGCATCAGCCGCCGGAGCAAGGAACTTCCAGTACTGCTTGTCGGCCTCCGACTCGCACAACAAGGCCAATATTGGGCGGACCACTGATGAGAGCTTGGCCGCACTTCCCGAAGCCGTTGAGTACGCGCGGGCGGTGGCTGGCCAGATCCAACTGTGCATTGCCACCTCCTTCACCTGCCCGTTCGAGGGTTACGTTCCCGAAGAGCGCGTTCTCTCCATCGCCAATGATCCGCGGGCTGAAGGCACCACGGACATAGTCATCTGCGACACCTTGGGGCAAGCCGTGCCCGCGCAGGTCTCCCGGCTCATCACCCGGGTTCGGGACGAGTCACCTGCACGCAGGATCGTCTATCACGGCCACGACACCTGGGGCTTGGGTGTAGCAAACACGCTTGCCGCTCTTCAGGCCGGAGCCGCCATGGTGGACGGCGCCCTTGGTGGACTGGGCGGCTGCCCTTTCGCACCCGGCGCCAGTGGCAATACGTCCAGTGAAGACATTCTCTTTGCGACCCGCCCTGAGTGGTTGGGTCCGGACGTCTTCGGGGAACTTGTGGTGCTTTCGGAGAAACTCCTGGCCGAGTTGGGTGAACCGAACCGCTCCAAGGCAGCCCAGGGAGCGCGGTCCAAGGCTGAGGCTTTTGACTGGGTCAGGCCAGCCTAG
- a CDS encoding GNAT family N-acetyltransferase — MYFTIRTARPADVHGILAADIAAGRTSLSETERFADGILAAVADPTRLVVVAEARDDTTAEGGSGVVGWAKTHYWDYADGPAPAGHYLGGVTVRPEFRRMGLAAQLTEARLHWMWERAEFAWYVVNARNEASLALHRRWGFWEAARGARFHTVAFDGGEGVLLSAARPQG; from the coding sequence GTGTACTTCACTATCCGGACAGCCCGCCCAGCCGATGTACATGGCATCCTCGCCGCGGACATCGCAGCTGGGCGGACATCTCTCAGTGAGACTGAGCGATTTGCTGATGGCATCCTCGCCGCGGTCGCCGACCCCACCCGTCTCGTCGTGGTGGCCGAAGCGCGTGATGACACCACCGCGGAAGGTGGGTCCGGCGTCGTGGGTTGGGCGAAAACGCATTACTGGGACTACGCGGACGGCCCCGCGCCGGCCGGGCATTACCTGGGGGGCGTCACCGTGCGGCCTGAATTCCGGCGGATGGGCCTGGCGGCGCAGCTGACTGAGGCCCGTCTCCACTGGATGTGGGAGCGGGCGGAGTTCGCCTGGTATGTGGTCAATGCGCGCAATGAGGCGTCTCTGGCGTTGCACCGAAGATGGGGATTTTGGGAGGCCGCGCGGGGCGCCCGTTTTCACACCGTAGCGTTCGACGGCGGCGAAGGAGTGCTGCTGTCGGCGGCACGGCCGCAGGGCTGA
- a CDS encoding CaiB/BaiF CoA-transferase family protein, with product MTHHTIAPLDGVRVLELGNYIAAPTAGRLLADFGAEVIKVERPGTGDELRNWRLHKGTTSMLYRTLNRNKKSVVLDLRTDAGKQAVLELVAKCDILLENFRPGTLEKWGLGPEVLNQANPKLIVTRVSAFGQTGPLSERPGFAAVAEAYGGFRNLVGDPDRAPVRVGVSIGDSIAGLYAAFGSVMSLYQREARRRDSAGGVPLTERIIDVALNEAMFSMMESLIPDYQAYGVDRQRVGGRMEGIAPSNAYVCKDGASIVVAGNGDSIFQRYMQTIGRPDLAEDPSLQTNAGRWAQREELDQAIGEWAAALSGAEALAALEAAGVPAGPIYTAADISTDTQYAARNMIQKFDVSTGEEILPGVGFPGIVPVIGDQSLPIRNLGPDLGENTQEILGGFLKMDAAQISAASGREEALRP from the coding sequence ATGACACATCACACCATCGCCCCACTGGACGGCGTCCGGGTCCTGGAACTCGGCAACTACATTGCCGCACCCACGGCAGGCAGGCTGCTGGCCGACTTCGGAGCCGAGGTCATCAAGGTGGAGCGGCCCGGCACCGGCGACGAGCTGCGTAACTGGCGCCTGCACAAGGGCACCACGTCCATGCTCTACCGCACACTGAACCGCAACAAGAAGTCCGTGGTCCTGGATCTCCGCACCGACGCGGGCAAGCAGGCCGTGCTGGAGCTGGTGGCCAAGTGCGACATTCTCCTGGAAAACTTCCGGCCCGGCACCTTGGAAAAGTGGGGCCTGGGACCGGAGGTCCTCAACCAGGCCAACCCGAAGCTGATCGTCACGCGCGTTTCTGCCTTCGGGCAGACGGGGCCGCTGTCCGAGCGGCCCGGTTTTGCCGCCGTCGCCGAAGCGTACGGCGGGTTCCGCAACCTGGTGGGCGACCCGGACCGCGCTCCCGTTCGTGTTGGTGTCTCGATCGGCGACTCGATCGCGGGCCTGTACGCCGCCTTCGGCTCCGTGATGAGCCTGTACCAGCGTGAAGCACGACGCCGGGACTCGGCCGGTGGCGTTCCGCTCACCGAGCGCATCATCGACGTTGCGCTGAATGAGGCAATGTTCTCGATGATGGAATCGTTGATCCCTGACTATCAGGCTTACGGCGTGGACCGTCAGCGTGTGGGCGGCCGGATGGAGGGCATTGCTCCCTCCAACGCGTACGTGTGCAAGGACGGCGCGAGCATTGTGGTGGCAGGCAACGGTGACTCCATTTTTCAGCGGTATATGCAGACCATCGGTCGCCCTGATCTCGCCGAAGACCCTTCGCTGCAAACAAATGCCGGGCGCTGGGCCCAGCGAGAGGAGCTTGACCAGGCCATCGGCGAGTGGGCAGCTGCGCTTTCCGGTGCTGAGGCGCTGGCGGCCCTCGAGGCCGCAGGAGTTCCGGCCGGACCGATCTATACCGCCGCGGACATCAGCACGGATACCCAGTATGCGGCCCGCAACATGATCCAGAAGTTCGACGTGTCCACCGGCGAGGAAATTCTTCCGGGGGTGGGCTTCCCGGGCATCGTTCCGGTGATCGGGGACCAGTCCCTGCCCATCAGAAACCTCGGCCCGGACCTGGGCGAAAACACACAGGAAATCCTTGGCGGATTCCTGAAAATGGATGCCGCGCAGATCAGTGCGGCCTCCGGCCGCGAGGAGGCCCTCCGACCATGA